The Sphingobacteriales bacterium genome includes a window with the following:
- a CDS encoding GxxExxY protein translates to MKYEELTRKIIGAAMEVHKHLGNGFQEVVYQRALSIEMNLQGIAHEREKEMPLQYKGYDIGTRRVDFFVEEKIMVEIKAIINLEDVHLAQAMNYVEAYNMEIGLLLNFGSKSLQFKRVHNNNLINKSSNHGHQA, encoded by the coding sequence ATGAAATATGAAGAATTGACACGAAAAATTATTGGTGCTGCCATGGAGGTGCATAAACATCTCGGAAATGGATTTCAGGAAGTGGTGTATCAAAGAGCACTTTCCATTGAAATGAACTTACAGGGCATAGCACACGAACGAGAAAAGGAGATGCCATTGCAATACAAAGGTTATGATATTGGCACCCGCAGGGTTGACTTTTTTGTGGAGGAAAAAATAATGGTAGAAATCAAAGCCATCATTAATCTTGAAGATGTTCACCTGGCACAGGCCATGAACTATGTAGAAGCCTACAACATGGAAATAGGTCTGTTGCTGAATTTCGGTTCAAAAAGCTTGCAATTCAAACGTGTTCATAACAATAATCTTATTAATAAATCAAGCAATCATGGCCATCAGGCATAA
- a CDS encoding DEAD/DEAH box helicase family protein, translating into MTNQNPEQTARDNIDRQLNACGWVVQSKSKINFSVGIGVAVREYQTDVGPADYVLFVDRKPVGIIEAKREEEGHKLTVHEGQAEDYAAAKLKYLNNEKLPFVYVSTGEVTLFTDFRDPKPRARNVFTFHRPETLRNWLKKTKSLRAALQDLNNLPTRGLRDCQINAITNLEKSFRQNKPRALIQMATGSGKTFTAITSVYRLLKLKDDNNNNVVRRILFLVDTKNLGEQAEQEFMSYLPNDDNRKFTELYSVHRLKSGYIPDDNHVYISTIQRLYAVLKGQDLDESAEEDNPHEKWQPKEVPPVEYNEKLPVEFFDFIFIDECHRSIYNLWMQVLDYFDAFQIGLTATPDARTYAYFQQNIVSEYSHEMAVADGVNVGYDVYLIETKISKKGATLWKGQYIETREKLTRKKRYELQDEDESYSAQQLDKDIVNPNQIRMVIRTFKEHLPQMFPDRYDNDGNFEVPKTLIFAKTDSHADDIIQIVREEFNEENRFCKKVTYRAEEDPKSVLAQFRNDYYPRIAVTVDMIATGTDVKPLECLLFMRDVKSRNYFEQMKGRGTRVINFDDLKKVSPCAKMAKDHFVIVDAIGVTKSLKTDSRPLEKKPGVPLKDLLGAVAVGARDEDLFTSLANRLTRLDKQITEKEKKQFEEKSGGKSLTQVVKDLLNAYNPDTVEAIEQKVREEKPGEAPALIEAEINQRLEQLRHEAAKVFTGELNEFIENVRKAHEQKIDLLNPDELINAGWDKDNTSTSSALVADFKAWIESHKDEMVALQIFYSQPYRRRELTYAMIKDLSEKIKMDKPSLAPMSVWRAYEQLDASTLRQAQGSAPIGSPKNELVALVSLIRRVMGIDNVLTPYDKTVDKNFADWVWKKQQGAGIKFTKEQMEWLYMLKEQIATSVHVDMDDLDYTPFDAKGGRGKMWQLFGDEMENIIYELNEALAA; encoded by the coding sequence ATGACCAATCAGAACCCGGAACAAACAGCAAGAGATAACATCGACAGGCAACTGAATGCCTGCGGTTGGGTGGTTCAATCCAAATCCAAAATTAATTTTAGTGTCGGTATTGGTGTGGCTGTTCGTGAATATCAGACGGATGTCGGACCTGCCGACTATGTGCTGTTTGTTGACAGAAAACCGGTTGGAATTATTGAGGCAAAACGTGAAGAAGAAGGGCATAAACTCACCGTACATGAAGGGCAGGCAGAAGATTATGCTGCCGCTAAACTCAAATACCTGAACAACGAAAAACTACCCTTTGTGTATGTAAGCACAGGCGAAGTAACTTTGTTTACCGACTTTAGAGACCCTAAACCAAGAGCCAGAAATGTATTTACTTTTCATCGGCCCGAAACGCTGCGGAACTGGCTGAAGAAAACCAAATCGCTGCGGGCAGCCCTGCAAGACCTTAACAATTTGCCCACCCGGGGATTACGCGATTGCCAGATAAATGCCATCACCAACCTCGAAAAATCGTTCAGGCAAAATAAGCCGAGAGCCTTAATTCAGATGGCAACCGGTTCGGGAAAGACTTTTACCGCAATTACTTCTGTATATCGTCTGCTAAAACTGAAAGACGATAACAACAATAATGTAGTAAGGCGTATTCTTTTTTTGGTGGACACCAAAAACCTGGGCGAACAGGCTGAGCAGGAATTTATGAGCTACCTGCCCAATGACGATAACCGTAAGTTCACCGAATTGTATAGTGTTCACAGGCTTAAATCAGGATATATTCCTGACGATAACCATGTGTACATCAGCACCATCCAACGCCTGTATGCCGTGTTGAAAGGACAGGACCTTGACGAAAGTGCCGAAGAAGATAATCCACACGAAAAGTGGCAACCCAAAGAAGTGCCACCCGTAGAATACAACGAAAAACTGCCGGTTGAATTTTTCGACTTCATTTTTATTGACGAATGCCACCGCAGTATTTACAACCTGTGGATGCAGGTACTGGATTACTTTGATGCTTTTCAGATTGGACTCACAGCAACGCCCGATGCCCGCACTTATGCCTATTTTCAGCAAAATATCGTTTCGGAATATTCACACGAAATGGCCGTAGCCGATGGCGTAAATGTGGGTTATGATGTGTACCTGATTGAAACTAAAATATCCAAAAAAGGGGCTACACTTTGGAAAGGTCAATACATTGAAACACGCGAAAAGCTCACAAGAAAAAAACGTTATGAACTGCAGGACGAGGACGAAAGCTATTCTGCACAGCAGTTGGATAAAGACATCGTAAACCCCAACCAAATCCGTATGGTTATTCGCACCTTCAAAGAGCATCTGCCACAAATGTTCCCTGACCGCTACGACAATGACGGCAATTTTGAAGTTCCCAAGACACTGATTTTTGCCAAAACCGACAGCCACGCTGATGATATTATTCAGATTGTAAGAGAAGAGTTTAACGAAGAAAACCGCTTTTGCAAAAAAGTAACCTACCGTGCCGAAGAAGACCCCAAATCGGTGCTGGCTCAGTTTCGCAATGATTATTACCCGCGTATTGCCGTAACGGTGGACATGATTGCCACTGGCACAGACGTGAAACCGCTTGAATGTCTGCTCTTTATGCGCGATGTGAAAAGCCGCAACTACTTTGAGCAAATGAAAGGACGCGGCACACGGGTAATCAATTTTGACGATTTGAAAAAAGTATCGCCCTGCGCCAAAATGGCTAAAGACCATTTTGTGATAGTGGATGCCATTGGTGTTACCAAAAGCCTGAAAACCGACAGCCGTCCGCTGGAGAAAAAGCCCGGTGTGCCTTTGAAAGATTTACTGGGTGCTGTGGCTGTGGGTGCTCGGGATGAAGATTTATTTACCTCTTTGGCAAACCGCCTGACCCGATTAGACAAACAGATTACCGAAAAAGAAAAAAAGCAGTTTGAAGAAAAATCAGGCGGCAAATCGCTTACACAGGTAGTAAAAGACCTGCTGAATGCCTACAACCCCGATACCGTTGAAGCCATTGAGCAAAAAGTAAGAGAGGAAAAACCTGGCGAAGCACCTGCCCTAATTGAAGCAGAAATCAATCAACGATTAGAGCAACTACGCCATGAAGCCGCCAAAGTATTTACCGGAGAGCTGAACGAATTTATTGAAAATGTTCGCAAAGCCCACGAACAAAAAATTGACCTCCTTAACCCCGATGAACTGATAAACGCAGGCTGGGACAAAGACAATACTTCGACAAGCTCAGCATTAGTAGCTGACTTTAAAGCATGGATAGAGAGCCACAAAGATGAAATGGTAGCTTTGCAGATTTTTTACAGCCAACCCTACCGCAGGCGTGAACTTACCTATGCCATGATTAAAGATTTGTCGGAAAAAATCAAAATGGACAAACCCTCTCTTGCTCCTATGAGTGTGTGGCGGGCTTATGAGCAACTGGATGCTTCGACTCTTCGACAGGCTCAGGGCTCAGCACCCATTGGCAGTCCTAAAAACGAACTGGTTGCATTGGTTTCTTTAATCAGAAGAGTGATGGGAATTGATAATGTTTTAACCCCTTACGACAAAACCGTAGATAAAAACTTTGCCGACTGGGTGTGGAAAAAACAACAAGGTGCCGGCATCAAGTTTACCAAAGAACAGATGGAATGGCTGTATATGCTGAAAGAGCAAATTGCCACTTCGGTTCATGTTGATATGGACGACCTTGATTACACACCCTTTGATGCCAAAGGTGGAAGGGGCAAAATGTGGCAACTCTTTGGCGATGAAATGGAAAACATTATTTACGAACTCAACGAAGCACTGGCAGCATAA
- a CDS encoding cation:proton antiporter, producing MNEAFFELPFFTNLLIILVAAKLLGELFERFKQPSMIGEILAGIILGPSLFNLIHRTEDIKVISELGIFLLVIMIGLEININSILKSLKGRNLIISLMAFFIPIFCGTSIGFIFNQSIMTSLFIGLCVAITALPVSIRILMDLGKINTDIGQKIISVAIFDDVLALTILGVLINIKNTDFSFFTILKAGSFSLLKLVVFIVILSFVYILIKKILRRGDYIENSLNKLTSSLKGKEPLFALFFVFILLFSTFTETLGLHFIVGAFFGSMLISEQLIGKDNLKAIEKTTGNISMGFLAPIFFAGIGLEFNFLSISNIGLLLAVIFVAYFSKILGGYFGGRFAGLNGKTSLTLGIGLNARGIMELVIANIAYNAGLISTEIFSILVIMGILTTLTTPILLKRAFRHE from the coding sequence ATGAATGAAGCATTTTTTGAACTTCCTTTCTTTACTAATCTATTAATTATATTAGTTGCTGCAAAATTATTAGGTGAATTGTTTGAGCGTTTTAAACAACCTTCAATGATTGGAGAAATATTAGCAGGAATAATTTTAGGACCTAGTTTATTTAATTTAATCCATAGAACAGAAGACATAAAGGTTATTTCTGAACTTGGAATATTCCTTTTAGTAATTATGATTGGTTTAGAAATAAATATTAATTCAATTCTAAAATCTTTAAAAGGAAGAAATCTGATTATTTCATTAATGGCTTTCTTTATTCCCATATTCTGTGGTACAAGTATTGGTTTTATATTCAATCAAAGTATTATGACATCTTTATTTATAGGACTTTGTGTTGCAATAACTGCACTTCCTGTAAGTATAAGAATTTTAATGGATTTGGGTAAAATAAATACCGATATTGGACAAAAAATAATTTCAGTGGCAATTTTTGACGATGTTTTAGCACTGACCATACTTGGTGTTTTAATTAATATAAAAAATACTGATTTTTCCTTCTTTACAATTTTAAAAGCAGGTTCATTTTCCTTACTCAAGTTAGTAGTGTTTATTGTAATTTTAAGTTTTGTATATATTTTAATAAAAAAAATTCTTCGTAGGGGCGATTATATTGAGAATTCATTGAATAAACTCACATCATCACTAAAAGGTAAAGAGCCATTGTTTGCTTTATTTTTTGTATTTATTTTATTGTTCTCAACATTTACAGAGACATTAGGGTTACATTTCATCGTTGGTGCTTTTTTTGGTTCGATGCTTATAAGTGAGCAATTAATAGGAAAAGACAATTTGAAAGCAATAGAAAAAACTACAGGTAATATTTCAATGGGTTTTTTAGCCCCTATCTTTTTTGCAGGCATTGGTCTTGAGTTTAATTTTTTGTCTATAAGTAATATTGGACTTTTATTAGCAGTTATTTTTGTTGCATATTTTTCAAAAATTTTGGGGGGTTATTTCGGTGGAAGATTTGCAGGACTTAATGGAAAAACTTCTTTAACACTTGGAATAGGACTTAATGCTAGAGGAATAATGGAATTAGTTATTGCCAATATTGCTTATAATGCAGGACTTATAAGTACAGAGATTTTTTCAATACTTGTGATTATGGGAATTCTTACAACCTTAACAACGCCAATCTTATTAAAAAGAGCATTTAGACATGAATGA